A single genomic interval of Syntrophobotulus glycolicus DSM 8271 harbors:
- a CDS encoding ABC transporter permease has protein sequence MIKNTIRAIHEKFIDYYGFILFFAVWQAGPSLGWIDPQFIPPPSDILVEAYKISITGDLFIHTTTSLFRVLVGLLMAIGVAVPLGFILGGWFPKVTVFLHPLLNIFGQINAFSLFPIFILAFGIGETAKLAIIFWSAIWPVFFNTISGVKNVDPLLIKSIRSMGAGKLIIFAKVILPGAARSIFTGLQMGARTSFLMIIAAEMLGSSAGLGWLIYNSSNNNVIPRLFVGVLVIALLGYAINYLIALIESSVITWKEDVDI, from the coding sequence ATGATTAAGAATACGATACGGGCAATCCATGAAAAGTTCATCGATTATTATGGTTTTATCCTGTTCTTTGCTGTCTGGCAGGCAGGACCCAGCCTGGGCTGGATCGATCCCCAGTTTATCCCGCCCCCTTCTGATATCCTGGTTGAGGCCTATAAGATTTCCATAACCGGCGATCTGTTCATTCATACCACGACTAGCCTGTTCAGAGTCTTAGTCGGCCTATTAATGGCAATCGGGGTAGCGGTACCGCTCGGCTTTATCCTTGGTGGGTGGTTCCCCAAAGTAACGGTTTTTCTTCATCCTTTATTGAATATTTTCGGCCAGATTAATGCGTTCTCTCTTTTCCCGATCTTTATTCTTGCCTTTGGAATCGGAGAGACGGCCAAGTTGGCCATCATTTTCTGGTCCGCGATCTGGCCAGTCTTTTTCAATACCATATCCGGAGTAAAAAATGTCGATCCTCTCCTAATCAAAAGTATAAGATCCATGGGCGCCGGGAAGCTCATCATATTTGCCAAGGTAATCTTGCCCGGGGCGGCCCGTTCCATTTTCACGGGGCTGCAGATGGGGGCGAGGACTTCTTTTCTGATGATTATTGCGGCAGAAATGCTTGGTTCGAGCGCCGGCTTGGGGTGGCTGATCTATAACTCCTCCAATAATAATGTGATTCCCCGCCTTTTTGTAGGGGTCCTGGTCATTGCCTTGCTTGGCTATGCGATCAATTATTTGATTGCCTTGATCGAATCATCCGTCATCACCTGGAAAGAAGATGTGGATATTTAG
- a CDS encoding HAD family hydrolase, whose product MNIRGCIFDLDGTLLNTLPVCYMGFRSTLLRYTGREYTDQEIRSLFGPSEEGVLKKLLPGDWQEALQHYLDAYEKIHETYTEPFPGIEQLLSLLTERKLRLGIVSGKGPGTMAISLRYSGLGKYFEVVQTGSVSGADKPEQIGKVLDLWKLAPREVAYIGDMAYDMASAKETGVVSIGAVWAETADRKRVLQENPDFIFEKVKHFYGWVEENWRGERRVTKG is encoded by the coding sequence ATGAACATCAGAGGTTGTATTTTTGATCTGGACGGGACCCTCCTGAATACCTTGCCTGTATGTTACATGGGATTTCGCAGCACCTTGCTGAGGTATACCGGACGGGAATATACAGACCAGGAAATCAGATCTTTATTTGGTCCTTCAGAAGAGGGTGTATTGAAAAAACTTCTTCCCGGGGATTGGCAGGAAGCTTTGCAGCACTATCTTGATGCCTATGAAAAGATTCATGAAACATATACGGAACCTTTTCCCGGAATAGAGCAATTGTTATCTTTATTGACCGAGCGCAAGTTAAGACTGGGAATCGTATCCGGCAAGGGGCCGGGGACAATGGCCATTTCATTACGGTATTCAGGGCTGGGAAAATATTTCGAGGTAGTTCAGACTGGCTCGGTAAGCGGTGCAGATAAGCCGGAGCAGATCGGAAAAGTGCTGGATTTATGGAAGCTTGCTCCCCGGGAGGTGGCCTATATCGGGGATATGGCCTATGACATGGCTTCGGCAAAGGAAACGGGTGTGGTGTCTATTGGAGCGGTTTGGGCTGAGACAGCGGACCGAAAGCGGGTATTGCAAGAGAATCCCGATTTTATTTTTGAAAAAGTAAAACATTTTTATGGTTGGGTTGAAGAAAATTGGAGAGGAGAGCGGCGAGTGACGAAAGGTTAA
- a CDS encoding ABC transporter permease, with the protein MKRITAPFSKYISIAVFLLVWETVSRLKLVNPLFIPPVTKVLGKTWEMLMDGVLLKHMEISIFRAFLGFLIAMVIGIPLGFLLGGWFKRLQLALGPLLEFFSQTNPFILFHLIMLFLGIGEATKVSIIAWVCIWPIIFSTISGIQNTNPYLLKAARGFGLNRLSLFYKIVLPSAGPAIFVGLRLSAGYSFFMLIAAEMMGSSSGLGWLILNSQENYDILRIFASATVIALLGLGVDLLMGLAEKKIIRVGFEEFLNSEY; encoded by the coding sequence ATGAAGCGTATAACGGCGCCTTTTTCTAAATACATTTCCATCGCGGTATTCTTGTTGGTCTGGGAAACGGTCAGCAGATTAAAACTGGTTAATCCCCTTTTTATCCCGCCGGTGACAAAGGTTCTGGGAAAAACCTGGGAGATGCTGATGGACGGGGTCTTGCTCAAGCATATGGAGATCAGTATCTTCCGGGCTTTCCTTGGTTTTCTTATTGCTATGGTGATTGGGATTCCGCTCGGCTTCCTGCTGGGGGGATGGTTTAAAAGGCTGCAGCTTGCTTTGGGTCCCTTACTGGAGTTTTTTTCCCAGACCAATCCTTTTATTCTTTTTCATCTCATCATGTTATTTCTGGGTATAGGAGAAGCCACCAAAGTAAGCATTATTGCCTGGGTATGTATCTGGCCGATCATTTTCAGTACGATCTCAGGCATCCAGAATACTAACCCTTACCTGTTAAAAGCAGCAAGGGGATTTGGGTTAAACAGACTGAGTCTTTTTTATAAAATCGTGCTGCCCAGCGCCGGACCGGCCATATTCGTGGGTCTGAGGCTCAGTGCGGGTTATTCCTTTTTCATGCTGATTGCCGCGGAAATGATGGGCAGCAGTTCGGGTCTGGGCTGGCTGATCCTCAACAGCCAGGAGAATTACGACATCTTGAGGATATTTGCTTCAGCAACTGTGATTGCCCTGTTAGGCCTGGGGGTAGACCTTCTGATGGGCTTGGCGGAAAAAAAGATCATCAGGGTTGGATTTGAAGAATTTTTGAACAGTGAATACTAA
- a CDS encoding ABC transporter permease has product MADKKISLGRIPAQLTKSYSVISFLILWEIGCRTNVINQNFVAAPSTIITTLIGLAEDGLIFGHILVSLERTVLGFLFAIIIGIPLGVLLGGGFKTFERIVKPVLFFLGQFNPFSLFPIFILILGIGEVSKVTMIFWVSLWPILFNTITGVREVDPLLIKSSKSMGAKRLTIFRKVVFPSSLPYIFTGIKMSSGIAFFMLIAAEMIGASRGLGWLVWNAQTNYQIPVLYAATVVISLLGLVINGLFRLLERKIVKWKDSVSF; this is encoded by the coding sequence ATGGCAGATAAAAAAATATCCTTAGGCAGAATCCCGGCGCAATTGACCAAAAGCTATTCAGTGATCTCATTTCTGATTTTATGGGAAATAGGGTGCCGGACAAATGTGATCAATCAGAATTTTGTGGCCGCGCCTTCGACCATCATCACCACCCTTATCGGCTTGGCGGAAGACGGATTGATTTTCGGGCATATTCTGGTCAGTCTGGAAAGAACGGTTTTAGGTTTCCTGTTTGCCATTATCATCGGCATACCTTTAGGTGTTTTGCTGGGAGGCGGGTTCAAAACCTTTGAAAGAATTGTCAAGCCGGTCCTGTTCTTTTTGGGGCAGTTTAATCCTTTCTCACTCTTCCCCATATTTATTCTTATTCTGGGAATAGGTGAGGTTTCTAAGGTGACGATGATTTTCTGGGTATCCCTCTGGCCTATTCTTTTCAATACCATTACTGGGGTTAGAGAGGTTGACCCGCTCCTGATCAAGTCTTCCAAGTCAATGGGTGCCAAGAGGCTGACCATATTTCGTAAAGTAGTTTTCCCATCTTCCCTTCCCTATATTTTCACAGGAATTAAGATGAGCTCCGGAATAGCTTTCTTCATGCTGATCGCCGCTGAAATGATCGGGGCCAGCAGAGGCTTAGGCTGGCTGGTCTGGAATGCCCAGACCAATTACCAGATCCCCGTACTTTATGCGGCTACGGTGGTTATATCCTTGCTTGGCTTAGTTATTAACGGATTGTTCAGACTTCTGGAGAGAAAAATCGTCAAGTGGAAAGATTCTGTTTCTTTTTAA
- a CDS encoding ABC transporter permease encodes MELTKKKIGFLFNKYIGMAIFLLLWQIAPSLGWLDQQFVPSLSVVLQSVGELWVKGGLFTHIMVSLWRTLNGLIAGTLIALPLGFILGRWFPSLREALNPLFRLLGQVNPFSLMPVFILFFGIGESAKIAVIAWVCVWPVLFHTLNGVKTVDPVLIKTAAAMNASRKELLIKVLLPAAAPSVFSGIRVGVEMSFFMLIAAEMIGASAGLGWLMHNSAMNYHIPRIYAASLCIVILGVILNRCLYFLQNRVFFWKEAYDVFHLNIGTKKPKHLNRMQTTVLVLAVLAVLAVGAQQVKKANDELNSVENHDHLQMYRGGSSF; translated from the coding sequence ATGGAGCTGACAAAAAAGAAAATAGGTTTTCTGTTCAATAAATATATTGGGATGGCAATTTTTCTGCTCCTTTGGCAGATTGCCCCTTCTCTCGGCTGGCTTGATCAACAATTTGTCCCGTCCCTTTCGGTTGTATTGCAAAGTGTGGGGGAACTTTGGGTTAAGGGAGGATTGTTTACCCATATCATGGTCAGCCTTTGGAGGACCCTTAACGGATTAATCGCGGGGACTTTGATTGCCCTCCCTTTGGGATTTATACTGGGAAGATGGTTCCCATCCCTGAGGGAAGCTCTGAATCCGTTATTCAGGCTGCTGGGCCAGGTTAATCCTTTTTCTCTGATGCCTGTTTTTATCCTTTTCTTCGGGATCGGTGAAAGTGCCAAGATTGCCGTAATTGCCTGGGTTTGTGTATGGCCTGTCCTGTTCCATACTCTTAATGGGGTCAAAACCGTCGATCCGGTTCTGATCAAGACTGCTGCGGCCATGAATGCCTCCAGGAAGGAGCTGTTGATCAAAGTCCTCCTTCCTGCGGCGGCCCCTTCGGTTTTTAGCGGGATCAGGGTCGGTGTGGAAATGTCCTTTTTTATGCTGATCGCCGCGGAAATGATCGGGGCGAGTGCGGGGCTGGGCTGGCTGATGCACAATTCGGCCATGAACTACCATATTCCCAGGATTTATGCGGCATCTTTATGTATTGTAATTCTGGGGGTAATCTTAAACAGATGTTTATATTTTCTGCAGAACAGGGTGTTTTTTTGGAAAGAAGCCTATGATGTTTTCCACCTGAATATAGGAACAAAAAAGCCCAAGCACTTGAACAGAATGCAAACGACCGTACTGGTCCTGGCTGTTCTGGCTGTTTTGGCGGTTGGTGCCCAACAGGTTAAAAAAGCTAATGACGAGCTGAACTCCGTGGAGAATCATGATCATTTGCAAATGTACCGGGGCGGGAGCAGCTTTTAA
- a CDS encoding ABC transporter ATP-binding protein: MSTKLQENGVSEGWNPENKIVIQSLSKVYEINSTREDGKNQFLAIEDVNLVVNKGEFITIVGPSGCGKSTLLDIIAGLSKQNSGDIFIDNKKITGPDLDRGIVLQGYALLPWRTVRQNVEMGLEIKKVPKNQRKEISTKFIDLVGLSGFEDRFPYELSGGMKQRVAIARALAYDPEVLLMDEPFAAVDAQTREALQDELLRIWEETSKTIIFVTHSIDEAVALADRVAVMSVNPGTIKEIIEIKLPRPRRVGDLKASTEFSWIRHKVWESLNNGQSEINKNEKQDSIDLAEEISSSTVL; this comes from the coding sequence ATGAGCACCAAATTACAGGAAAACGGAGTTTCAGAGGGCTGGAATCCGGAGAATAAGATTGTCATACAAAGCTTAAGCAAGGTTTACGAAATTAATAGCACCAGGGAAGATGGGAAAAATCAGTTTTTAGCAATAGAAGATGTCAATCTTGTAGTCAACAAAGGAGAATTTATTACGATAGTAGGTCCCAGCGGCTGCGGGAAATCAACTCTTCTGGATATTATTGCGGGGTTATCCAAGCAAAACTCAGGGGACATCTTTATTGACAATAAAAAGATTACCGGACCCGATTTGGATCGCGGCATTGTCCTGCAGGGCTATGCTCTCCTGCCGTGGAGAACGGTAAGGCAGAATGTGGAGATGGGGCTTGAGATCAAGAAGGTACCGAAAAATCAGCGGAAAGAGATTAGCACCAAGTTTATCGATCTTGTCGGTCTCAGCGGCTTTGAAGACAGATTCCCTTATGAATTGTCGGGGGGGATGAAACAAAGGGTGGCGATTGCCAGGGCCCTAGCTTATGATCCTGAAGTGTTGCTGATGGATGAACCATTTGCCGCTGTTGACGCTCAGACCAGGGAGGCGTTACAGGATGAGCTTCTCAGAATTTGGGAGGAGACAAGCAAAACCATTATCTTTGTAACCCATAGCATTGATGAGGCGGTAGCCCTTGCCGACAGAGTCGCCGTAATGAGTGTAAATCCGGGCACAATCAAAGAGATCATCGAGATTAAACTGCCAAGACCCAGACGGGTGGGCGATCTAAAAGCTTCTACGGAATTCAGCTGGATCAGGCATAAGGTCTGGGAATCATTAAACAATGGTCAGTCTGAGATTAATAAGAATGAAAAACAAGACAGCATTGATCTTGCTGAAGAAATTTCTTCAAGTACGGTACTTTAA
- a CDS encoding nitrogenase component 1 codes for MGLIDQKVVPKREDRLNASNAYGGKISDLIKESGSGCLINKNRSFCQTFNCQLGLALSMVTTIPDAVLIMHGPIGCGNQQNDNHFRIGQIARGIKPKPLLWVSTNLDENDIINGGEKKLEEAILEVDSFYRPAAIIVLTTCAPGIIGDDVDELVARVQKNVAARVMLTHCEGFKTKISATGYDAVYHGIARSFDLEDEEETNVVADELDLLREQYEKSRTVNIYNTFSIGRTDELELQRLLNSLDLRVNFYPNFVHPEAFKELAKAALNVSLCPTHDDYFLKHLQERFGIPYIIRNMPIGIKNTNEWLLDIAREFHLEAQAQRIIESETAALQKGLLPFAGRLKGKKVFVSGGEIRVAVTGMLLKELGCELVGIRGHHYDHFGDDIFSQLIADNPDLNVNIATTQIFELVNLLNKSKPDLLLGHSGSNVWAAKLGIPSIPIFAQAQYYFGYRGVFEVARRAVRALGNTAFQSSLKENVNLPFKKEWYTKNPFSYIVE; via the coding sequence ATGGGACTTATTGATCAGAAGGTTGTGCCAAAGAGAGAAGACAGGTTAAATGCCAGTAATGCTTACGGGGGAAAGATTAGTGATTTGATCAAAGAGTCCGGAAGCGGCTGCCTGATCAACAAAAATCGCAGCTTTTGCCAAACGTTCAACTGTCAATTAGGATTGGCGCTTTCCATGGTGACAACAATTCCCGATGCGGTGCTGATTATGCACGGGCCCATAGGGTGCGGCAACCAGCAAAATGACAATCATTTCAGGATCGGACAGATTGCCCGGGGGATAAAGCCTAAGCCTCTGCTTTGGGTTTCGACCAATCTTGACGAGAATGACATTATTAATGGCGGCGAAAAAAAATTAGAAGAAGCGATTTTGGAAGTGGACTCCTTTTATAGGCCTGCGGCCATTATTGTCTTGACAACCTGTGCTCCGGGAATTATCGGGGATGATGTTGACGAATTGGTGGCAAGAGTTCAAAAAAATGTGGCCGCCAGGGTCATGCTTACGCATTGTGAAGGATTTAAAACGAAAATATCGGCGACAGGATATGACGCGGTTTACCATGGGATTGCCAGGAGCTTTGATCTGGAAGATGAGGAGGAGACAAATGTTGTTGCGGATGAACTGGACCTTCTCAGAGAACAGTACGAAAAAAGCAGGACAGTTAATATTTATAATACGTTTTCCATTGGCCGGACAGATGAATTGGAGCTGCAGAGACTTCTGAATTCATTGGATCTCCGGGTAAATTTTTATCCCAATTTCGTCCATCCCGAGGCCTTCAAGGAATTGGCGAAGGCCGCTTTAAACGTCAGTCTTTGCCCCACTCATGACGACTATTTTCTGAAGCATTTACAGGAGCGCTTTGGTATTCCCTATATTATCCGCAATATGCCTATTGGGATTAAAAATACGAATGAATGGCTTCTGGATATTGCCAGGGAATTTCATTTAGAAGCCCAGGCCCAAAGAATCATTGAGAGTGAAACCGCGGCTTTGCAAAAAGGCCTTTTACCTTTTGCCGGCAGGTTAAAAGGCAAGAAGGTATTTGTCAGCGGGGGAGAGATCAGGGTAGCCGTTACCGGAATGCTGTTAAAAGAGCTGGGGTGTGAGCTGGTAGGGATCAGAGGGCACCACTATGACCATTTTGGCGACGATATTTTTTCTCAATTGATTGCCGACAACCCGGATTTAAACGTGAATATTGCCACGACCCAGATCTTTGAACTGGTCAATTTGCTGAATAAGTCTAAACCGGACTTGCTGCTGGGGCACAGCGGGAGTAATGTGTGGGCAGCCAAGCTGGGGATACCATCCATTCCTATTTTTGCCCAAGCCCAGTATTATTTTGGCTATAGGGGTGTCTTTGAAGTAGCAAGACGGGCGGTAAGAGCTCTGGGAAATACCGCATTTCAGAGCAGCCTCAAAGAGAATGTAAACCTTCCGTTCAAAAAGGAATGGTATACGAAGAACCCGTTCAGTTACATTGTTGAATAA
- a CDS encoding nitroreductase family protein: MNSNQQTPRIICKNCALQLALKCYELHWWFRLVREPLLLGMRLLARWHGIDVRKHVVRNPECYGCIRFMKAELEEKSLTFRLLNDLIGKEFSELRDSMLSKQDLDEAKRYAQEAMETELDLETPKINKLINKEKNEMNQTIETIHKRKGTKSYTTEQVKGQDLESIIFAGIAGPTARNTQNRHFTVVQNEEILRQINDSVLSLQTSPVNRFPLYNAPTLIVVSTPADYQFAEQDSAIAVENMTLAATSLGLGSRYLVSPTRFLETDSGKKIKQEIGIPEGYRSIACLIVGYDADPDQEPVSRNLNVVNYVK, from the coding sequence TTGAATAGTAACCAGCAAACTCCGCGTATTATTTGCAAAAATTGTGCACTTCAGCTTGCCCTGAAATGCTATGAATTACACTGGTGGTTCCGGCTGGTTCGGGAGCCTTTGCTTTTGGGGATGCGTCTTCTGGCCCGGTGGCATGGTATTGACGTACGAAAGCATGTGGTACGTAATCCTGAATGCTATGGCTGCATTCGTTTTATGAAAGCCGAGCTGGAGGAAAAGTCACTGACTTTTCGCCTTTTAAACGACCTGATTGGTAAAGAATTCAGTGAGCTGCGGGACTCAATGCTGTCGAAGCAAGATCTTGATGAGGCCAAACGCTATGCACAGGAAGCTATGGAGACAGAGTTGGATCTCGAAACCCCCAAAATAAATAAATTAATAAACAAGGAGAAGAACGAGATGAATCAAACCATTGAAACAATTCACAAAAGAAAGGGCACAAAAAGCTATACCACTGAGCAGGTAAAGGGGCAAGATCTGGAGAGTATTATTTTCGCCGGTATCGCCGGGCCTACCGCAAGAAATACTCAGAACCGGCATTTTACGGTTGTTCAGAATGAAGAAATTCTCCGGCAAATTAATGATAGCGTGCTCAGCCTTCAAACTTCACCGGTTAATCGTTTTCCCCTGTACAATGCCCCGACTTTAATTGTTGTATCTACCCCCGCAGATTATCAATTTGCTGAACAGGACTCTGCCATAGCAGTGGAAAACATGACATTGGCCGCTACCTCTTTGGGACTTGGCTCACGGTATCTTGTTTCACCAACCAGGTTTCTGGAGACCGATAGCGGAAAAAAGATAAAACAAGAAATAGGAATTCCGGAAGGATACCGCAGCATTGCCTGTCTGATCGTCGGTTATGATGCCGACCCAGACCAGGAACCGGTCAGCAGAAACTTGAATGTTGTAAATTATGTAAAGTAA
- a CDS encoding ABC transporter substrate-binding protein: protein MSLEKKGKTIAIIAVSLVVIAGIAIGAYRGRTIEQTPSEVTATVGGGQAAAGNDEGLTVLKTWTRKDCSLAPWLVTDKLGYFKEEGIKLVFTGELQPNQQIPSIINGNNDVASVHPNQLAVAVAGGAKLKGVSRGIIEPDESVDPKFRHMWFFVNPTKHPEIKSIADLKNFPGKIKFSIITTNTCTDFLTNTLFDKYGIPKDKIEWVTMPDIQAIQALKQGLVDVSPVHPPFYKGMEDAGAIRIADSFETGLGSLAGLTAYYFTEDFINQNPDTVKRFVRAISKGQKYADEHPDQVAQWVSDAIGIPVTGNHWYADDTTIDENDLIPWIKQLEDNKVIPVGKVKASDLVVHVFEQYGNETKK from the coding sequence ATGTCGCTCGAAAAAAAAGGGAAAACGATTGCAATTATAGCGGTTTCTTTGGTAGTTATTGCAGGTATCGCCATAGGGGCCTACAGAGGGAGGACGATCGAACAGACTCCGTCTGAAGTCACGGCTACTGTCGGCGGCGGTCAGGCGGCAGCGGGAAATGATGAAGGGTTAACGGTCCTCAAGACCTGGACCAGGAAGGATTGTTCGCTTGCTCCCTGGCTGGTGACTGATAAGCTGGGCTATTTTAAAGAAGAAGGGATTAAACTGGTATTTACCGGTGAATTGCAGCCAAACCAGCAGATTCCGTCTATCATCAACGGCAACAATGATGTCGCTTCGGTCCATCCGAATCAGCTGGCCGTTGCGGTGGCAGGGGGAGCCAAGCTGAAAGGGGTCAGCAGGGGAATTATTGAACCTGATGAGAGTGTTGACCCGAAATTCCGCCACATGTGGTTTTTTGTGAATCCGACCAAACACCCGGAAATCAAAAGTATCGCCGACCTGAAAAATTTCCCGGGCAAGATTAAGTTTTCCATCATCACCACAAATACTTGCACGGACTTCCTGACCAACACTCTGTTTGATAAATACGGCATTCCAAAAGATAAAATCGAGTGGGTGACGATGCCGGATATCCAGGCTATTCAAGCCCTGAAACAGGGACTGGTCGATGTCTCGCCTGTCCATCCCCCATTCTATAAGGGCATGGAGGATGCCGGGGCGATAAGGATTGCCGATTCTTTTGAAACAGGGCTGGGATCGCTGGCCGGACTGACCGCCTATTATTTCACCGAAGATTTTATTAATCAAAATCCTGATACGGTAAAACGCTTTGTCAGGGCCATCAGCAAGGGCCAGAAATATGCCGATGAACATCCCGATCAGGTGGCCCAGTGGGTCTCGGATGCCATTGGAATTCCTGTAACCGGTAATCACTGGTATGCGGACGATACAACGATCGATGAAAATGATCTCATTCCTTGGATTAAACAGTTGGAAGACAATAAAGTCATTCCTGTAGGCAAGGTAAAAGCCAGTGACCTGGTGGTTCATGTTTTTGAACAGTATGGCAACGAAACGAAAAAGTAA
- a CDS encoding NifB/NifX family molybdenum-iron cluster-binding protein — MLKVAVASTDGIHINEHFGRASEFMIYEVDEEGKYSLIENRKNNPHCPGDRHVTHVADTIADQLSDVQVILVSQIGPGAARTLSQKNIRSFALSESIDKALTVIGKKQKLLEKPTQFTVCTNNKLCGCDQDCH, encoded by the coding sequence ATGTTGAAAGTTGCGGTCGCAAGCACTGACGGAATCCATATCAATGAGCATTTTGGCCGGGCAAGTGAGTTTATGATTTATGAGGTGGATGAAGAGGGCAAATACTCTCTGATCGAAAACCGGAAAAACAATCCCCACTGCCCCGGTGACCGCCATGTCACCCATGTAGCCGATACTATAGCGGATCAGCTCTCCGATGTCCAGGTCATTCTCGTCAGCCAGATCGGCCCCGGTGCCGCCAGAACATTGAGCCAGAAGAACATCAGATCCTTTGCGTTGTCGGAAAGCATTGATAAAGCCCTTACTGTGATCGGAAAGAAGCAGAAGCTCCTGGAGAAGCCAACCCAGTTCACTGTCTGCACCAACAATAAACTTTGCGGCTGTGATCAAGATTGCCATTAA
- a CDS encoding ABC transporter substrate-binding protein codes for MKFLENSRLFLIGFLLIAGMLLVSGCNVPKAGESGQKIRIAYQGEVYEAPLFVAAENGYFKESGLEVELVKADFPSSIQQLSRREIHGLTCDYRIFKALEQGLDLKLAAGLHSECVQIVSAAKSGLTSVKDLKGKTIGTDAEGNAGMVIGSSVLESAGLDLKKDIQWKIYSSDQLEDALFKGEVDAISIPEQADPETAEENKDLRVLFGSSSETNDQSLGAYRHFYASFVGLEGGFLNERPEQAFALIRAWLKGAQWMSENQSEALELVREKKYVEGDANQIVQTAEDYMWMPGVRNAKENISTYLKQQKAMGLLSNDLNEKEWLNQICSQILPDFSRS; via the coding sequence TTGAAGTTTTTGGAAAATTCCAGGTTATTCCTGATCGGCTTTCTCCTGATTGCAGGAATGCTTCTCGTGAGCGGGTGCAATGTTCCGAAAGCCGGTGAGTCGGGGCAAAAAATCAGGATCGCTTACCAGGGAGAGGTCTATGAGGCTCCTCTGTTCGTTGCGGCTGAAAACGGGTATTTTAAGGAGAGCGGGCTTGAGGTGGAATTGGTCAAAGCGGATTTCCCCTCTTCAATACAGCAGTTGTCCCGGCGGGAAATTCACGGTCTAACCTGTGATTACAGAATATTCAAGGCTTTGGAGCAAGGGCTTGATCTTAAGCTCGCGGCGGGCTTGCACAGCGAATGCGTCCAGATTGTTTCAGCCGCCAAATCAGGCTTGACTTCAGTAAAAGATTTAAAGGGAAAGACGATCGGAACAGATGCCGAGGGCAACGCAGGGATGGTGATTGGATCCTCTGTATTAGAAAGTGCGGGCTTGGACCTGAAAAAAGATATTCAGTGGAAAATTTACAGCAGTGATCAGTTGGAAGACGCTTTATTCAAAGGAGAAGTGGATGCAATCAGTATCCCTGAGCAGGCAGATCCGGAAACAGCAGAAGAAAATAAGGACCTGCGGGTATTGTTCGGCAGTTCAAGCGAAACTAATGATCAAAGCTTAGGCGCCTACCGGCATTTCTATGCCAGCTTTGTCGGGCTGGAAGGCGGTTTCCTGAATGAACGGCCTGAGCAGGCCTTTGCTTTGATTCGGGCCTGGCTTAAAGGGGCCCAATGGATGTCTGAAAATCAGAGCGAGGCATTAGAGCTGGTAAGGGAGAAAAAATATGTTGAGGGCGATGCCAATCAGATTGTGCAGACTGCCGAAGATTATATGTGGATGCCCGGGGTCAGGAATGCCAAGGAGAATATCTCCACTTACTTGAAACAGCAGAAAGCTATGGGTCTGCTCAGCAATGATCTGAATGAAAAGGAATGGTTAAATCAAATCTGTTCTCAAATTTTGCCCGATTTCAGCCGGAGTTAG